A genomic segment from Comamonas terrigena NBRC 13299 encodes:
- the ppsR gene encoding posphoenolpyruvate synthetase regulatory kinase/phosphorylase PpsR gives MHTRTIFVVSDGTGITAETFGSALMTQFNVKPRLVRIPFVDTADKAHQAVRQINHTAEIEGKKPIVFTTVVHPEVQQVIQSSCKGMLLDMFGTFVQPLEDELGEKSMHRVGRFSDVSHSKEYFDRMEAINYTLAHDDGQSNRDLAGADVILVGVSRSGKTPTSLYLAMQFGLKVGNYPLIPEDFDRRQLPPALEPQRKKLFGLTIDPGRLSSIRNERRPDSKYASLENCRHEVAEAEAMMRRSGIKWLSTTTKSIEEIATTILQEVLPERLGHY, from the coding sequence ATGCATACGCGCACCATTTTTGTCGTCTCGGACGGCACCGGCATCACGGCCGAAACCTTTGGCTCGGCCTTGATGACGCAGTTCAACGTCAAGCCGCGCCTGGTGCGCATTCCGTTTGTGGATACGGCAGACAAGGCCCACCAGGCCGTCCGTCAGATCAACCACACCGCCGAGATCGAGGGCAAGAAGCCCATCGTCTTCACCACCGTGGTCCACCCCGAGGTGCAGCAGGTGATCCAGAGCAGCTGCAAGGGCATGCTGCTGGACATGTTCGGCACCTTTGTCCAGCCGCTGGAAGACGAACTGGGCGAGAAGTCCATGCACCGCGTGGGCCGCTTCTCGGACGTGAGCCACAGCAAGGAATACTTTGACCGCATGGAGGCCATTAACTACACGCTGGCCCACGATGACGGCCAGAGCAACCGCGATCTGGCCGGCGCCGATGTGATCCTGGTGGGCGTGAGCCGCTCCGGCAAGACCCCGACCAGCCTCTATCTGGCCATGCAGTTCGGTCTGAAAGTGGGCAACTACCCGCTGATCCCCGAAGACTTCGACCGCCGCCAGCTGCCCCCGGCACTGGAACCCCAGCGCAAGAAGCTGTTCGGCCTGACCATTGATCCGGGCCGTCTGTCGTCTATCCGCAACGAACGCCGTCCGGACTCCAAGTACGCCAGCCTCGAAAACTGCCGCCATGAAGTGGCCGAAGCCGAAGCCATGATGCGCCGCAGCGGCATCAAGTGGCTGTCCACCACCACCAAGTCGATCGAGGAGATCGCCACCACCATCCTGCAGGAAGTGCTGCCCGAGCGCCTGGGCCACTACTGA
- a CDS encoding VC_2705 family sodium/solute symporter: MAGPSNSDFASTTIPSSYLWRLHRMLALYVLGVLAFLGTMVWAEEQGLARHWIGPIFLFTTVMVYAGIGVYARTSNPEDYYVAGRRIPPMYNGMAAAADWMSAASFISLSGALYLQGFGGTPGQPGGLAYLLGWTGGFCLVAMLIAPHLRAMRLYTVPDFFQVRFGGRWPRILAALATVVCSFTYVVAQIYGVGLIASRLTGVQFEIGIMLGLGGVLLCSFLGGMRAITWTQVAQYVVILLAFLIPVSWLAYKQLGNPVAAVAYGAQLGKIAVLEEQLLESSAEQEVQDAYLRRAELLQRKLAALPQSLDLERAQLAERLRILRAERGELSDIVMASREYAALPRDADQARERWTREVAENLERAKPLGGLPRHSQPFTGDPDGTPAQQAEYQDARINFLALMFCLMVGTAGLPHLLTRYYTAPSVSGARTSVAWTLFFIGLLYLTAPALAALVKYEVMNNLVGVRFDELPAWMGQWARVDASLLSVEDMNGDGRVQFGEIRLGADLIMLATPEIAGLPFVVSGLVAAGGLAAALSTADGLLLAISNALVRDLYFHARPRRMVPEQRVILSKFALLAVALAAAFVAGRRSSDILPMVTASFSLAASAFVPVMVLGIFWRGTTRQGALAGMLGGLVVALYYMLSHASLVKAWLPHVLLADGLWFGIQPVSAGVFGVPAGLLLAWGVSWLTRTRAPVPRPYGPL; the protein is encoded by the coding sequence ATGGCCGGCCCCAGTAATTCCGACTTCGCCTCCACCACCATTCCCTCCAGCTATCTTTGGCGCCTGCACCGCATGCTGGCGCTGTATGTGCTGGGGGTGCTGGCATTTCTGGGCACCATGGTCTGGGCCGAGGAGCAGGGCCTGGCACGGCACTGGATCGGCCCCATCTTCCTGTTCACCACGGTGATGGTGTACGCGGGCATCGGCGTCTACGCCCGCACCAGCAACCCGGAAGACTATTACGTGGCCGGGCGGCGCATTCCGCCCATGTACAACGGCATGGCGGCTGCGGCCGACTGGATGAGTGCCGCCTCCTTCATCAGCCTGTCGGGTGCGCTGTACCTGCAGGGCTTTGGCGGGACCCCGGGGCAACCCGGCGGCCTGGCCTATCTGCTGGGCTGGACGGGCGGCTTTTGCCTGGTGGCCATGCTGATTGCCCCCCATCTGCGCGCCATGCGGCTGTACACGGTGCCGGACTTCTTCCAGGTGCGTTTTGGCGGGCGCTGGCCGCGCATTCTGGCGGCGCTGGCCACTGTGGTCTGCTCCTTCACCTATGTGGTGGCGCAGATCTATGGTGTGGGCCTGATTGCGTCGCGGCTGACGGGGGTGCAGTTCGAGATCGGCATCATGCTGGGCCTGGGTGGGGTGCTGCTGTGCTCCTTTCTGGGCGGCATGCGGGCCATCACCTGGACCCAGGTGGCGCAGTATGTGGTGATCTTGCTGGCGTTCCTGATTCCGGTGTCCTGGCTGGCCTACAAGCAGCTGGGCAACCCGGTGGCGGCCGTCGCCTACGGCGCACAGTTGGGCAAGATTGCGGTGCTGGAAGAGCAGTTGCTGGAATCGTCGGCCGAGCAGGAGGTGCAGGATGCCTACCTGCGCCGTGCCGAGTTGCTGCAGCGCAAGCTGGCGGCGCTGCCCCAGTCGCTGGATCTGGAGCGCGCGCAGCTGGCGGAACGCCTGCGCATTCTGCGGGCCGAGCGCGGGGAGTTGAGCGACATCGTGATGGCCAGCCGCGAGTACGCCGCCTTGCCGCGCGATGCGGACCAGGCCCGGGAGCGCTGGACGCGGGAGGTGGCGGAGAACCTGGAACGCGCCAAGCCGCTGGGCGGCCTGCCGCGGCACAGCCAGCCGTTCACCGGCGACCCGGACGGCACGCCGGCGCAGCAGGCGGAATACCAGGATGCACGCATCAACTTTCTGGCCCTGATGTTCTGTCTGATGGTGGGTACGGCCGGCCTGCCGCATCTGCTGACCCGCTACTACACGGCGCCGTCGGTGTCGGGAGCACGCACCTCGGTGGCGTGGACCCTGTTTTTTATCGGTCTGCTGTACCTGACGGCGCCGGCGCTGGCGGCGCTGGTGAAGTACGAGGTGATGAACAACCTGGTGGGCGTGCGGTTCGATGAATTGCCGGCCTGGATGGGGCAATGGGCGCGGGTGGACGCATCGCTGCTGTCGGTGGAAGACATGAATGGCGATGGCCGCGTGCAGTTTGGCGAAATCCGTCTGGGTGCGGATCTGATCATGCTGGCCACGCCGGAGATTGCGGGACTGCCGTTTGTTGTGTCGGGGCTGGTGGCCGCCGGGGGGCTGGCGGCGGCGCTGTCCACGGCCGACGGCTTGCTGCTGGCCATCAGCAATGCGCTGGTGCGGGACCTGTATTTCCATGCCCGGCCGCGGCGCATGGTGCCGGAGCAGCGGGTGATCCTGTCCAAGTTCGCGCTGCTGGCGGTAGCGCTGGCGGCGGCGTTTGTGGCTGGCCGGCGTTCTTCGGACATCCTGCCCATGGTGACGGCCTCGTTCTCGCTGGCCGCCTCGGCCTTTGTGCCGGTGATGGTGCTGGGCATTTTCTGGCGCGGCACCACCCGCCAGGGCGCCTTGGCAGGCATGCTGGGCGGGCTGGTGGTGGCGCTGTACTACATGCTTTCGCACGCGTCGCTGGTGAAGGCGTGGCTGCCCCATGTGCTGCTGGCTGATGGGCTGTGGTTCGGCATCCAGCCCGTCTCGGCCGGGGTGTTCGGCGTGCCGGCCGGGCTGCTGCTGGCATGGGGTGTGAGTTGGCTGACGCGTACCCGCGCACCCGTACCGCGCCCCTACGGACCCTTGTGA
- a CDS encoding FKBP-type peptidyl-prolyl cis-trans isomerase, whose amino-acid sequence MLSTKAAPVLQIEDTVVGDGAEATRGKRVTVHYTGWLYNNGEQGAKFDSSLDRNDPFVFQLGAGMVIKGWDKGVQGMKVGGKRTLIIPSEMGYGARGAGGVIPPHATLRFEVELLAV is encoded by the coding sequence CTGCTGTCCACCAAGGCCGCACCGGTGCTCCAGATCGAAGACACGGTTGTGGGTGACGGTGCCGAAGCCACACGCGGCAAGCGCGTGACGGTGCACTACACCGGCTGGCTCTACAACAATGGCGAACAAGGCGCCAAGTTCGACTCCAGCCTGGACCGCAACGACCCCTTCGTCTTCCAGCTGGGTGCCGGCATGGTCATCAAGGGCTGGGACAAGGGCGTGCAAGGCATGAAGGTGGGCGGCAAGCGCACCCTGATCATCCCCTCGGAAATGGGCTATGGCGCCCGTGGCGCGGGTGGCGTGATCCCTCCCCATGCCACGCTGCGCTTCGAAGTGGAACTGCTGGCGGTCTGA
- a CDS encoding LysR family transcriptional regulator encodes MPNLRAIETFVKALEGGSIASAARQLGMTPAAASQNIARLERELGVRLLTRTTRQIALTEAGERYLARVAPVLGELEKAQSDLSLLHGELQGRLRIACMAAFGRHVLAPLLPAFAARHPKLALELLNVDRQVDVLKEDVDVSLRYRDVLEPGMAVRHLVAVPRRLYAAPAYLQAHGVPRTAEDLLQHRCLLYRREVDGRLMRWPFSSGGQRADPPLHIAAIANDIDVLVAMAEAGAGITWAGFFLVHEQVRQGRLVHLPMPEARPGDPGLQFEEEPLDFFSCFRDRQYVPAKVRALVDYLLEALPVLPQLQLPPAPDQ; translated from the coding sequence ATGCCGAATCTGCGCGCCATCGAAACCTTCGTCAAAGCGCTGGAAGGGGGCTCCATCGCCTCGGCTGCCCGCCAGCTGGGCATGACGCCGGCCGCAGCCAGTCAGAACATTGCGCGGCTGGAGCGCGAGCTGGGCGTGCGGCTGTTGACCCGCACGACCCGGCAGATTGCGTTGACCGAAGCGGGAGAGCGCTACCTGGCGCGTGTGGCGCCGGTGCTGGGCGAGCTGGAAAAAGCCCAGTCCGATCTGTCGCTGCTGCACGGCGAGTTGCAGGGCCGGCTGCGCATTGCCTGCATGGCCGCCTTTGGCCGCCATGTACTGGCACCGCTGCTGCCGGCCTTTGCCGCGCGCCATCCCAAGCTGGCGCTGGAGCTGCTGAATGTGGACCGGCAGGTGGATGTGCTCAAAGAGGATGTGGACGTCAGCTTGCGCTACCGCGATGTGCTGGAGCCGGGCATGGCGGTGCGGCATCTGGTGGCGGTGCCACGCAGGCTGTATGCCGCACCGGCCTATCTGCAGGCCCACGGCGTGCCGCGCACGGCGGAGGATTTGCTGCAGCACCGCTGCCTGCTGTACCGGCGGGAGGTGGATGGGCGGCTGATGCGCTGGCCTTTCAGCAGTGGCGGCCAGCGCGCCGATCCGCCGCTGCATATTGCGGCCATCGCCAATGACATCGATGTGCTGGTGGCGATGGCGGAGGCCGGCGCCGGCATCACCTGGGCCGGCTTCTTTCTGGTGCATGAGCAGGTGCGCCAGGGCCGGCTGGTGCATCTTCCCATGCCCGAAGCCCGGCCCGGGGACCCCGGCCTGCAGTTCGAGGAGGAACCGCTGGACTTTTTCTCCTGCTTTCGCGACCGACAGTATGTGCCGGCCAAGGTCCGGGCGCTGGTGGACTATCTGCTTGAAGCCCTGCCGGTGCTTCCCCAGCTGCAGTTGCCGCCGGCGCCGGATCAGTAG
- a CDS encoding winged helix-turn-helix transcriptional regulator: MSSKENAAINQLFEKLECRYALRVLWALRDGHPQTFRLLQDSVGGITPNTLNTRIKELRECGLLEHGSDGYTVTTQGHDLLKRLSDVQAFATRWAAARAKK; encoded by the coding sequence ATGAGCTCCAAGGAAAACGCCGCCATCAACCAGCTGTTCGAAAAGCTGGAATGCCGTTATGCACTCCGCGTCCTGTGGGCTTTGCGCGACGGACACCCACAGACCTTCCGCTTGCTGCAGGACAGCGTGGGGGGCATCACCCCCAACACGCTGAACACCCGTATCAAGGAACTGCGCGAATGTGGCCTGCTGGAGCACGGCAGCGACGGTTACACCGTCACCACCCAGGGCCATGACCTGCTCAAGCGCCTCAGCGATGTGCAGGCTTTTGCCACACGCTGGGCAGCCGCGCGCGCCAAGAAGTAA
- the ppsA gene encoding phosphoenolpyruvate synthase, whose product MSERFEATALVVPFENLRMSDVEVVGGKNASLGEMISQLPQGVRVPTGFATTAHAFRNFLAYEGLADKISAKLAALDVDDVRALAAVGAEIRALVENQPFPADLEAAIRAAFITLQGGNEAASFAVRSSATAEDLPDASFAGQQETFLNVMGIEDVLHKMKEVFASLYNDRAISYRVHKGFAHDVVALSAGVQRMVRSDLGAAGVMFTIDTESGFEEVVFITSSYGLGETVVQGAVNPDEFYVHKPMLQAGKNALIRRNLGSKLIQMVFSSAEEKAASGKLVKTTDVATELRNRYSLTDADVQELAKYALVIEQHYGRPMDIEWGKDGTDGKLYILQARPETVKSQAKGQAELRYKLKGTGTVLAEGRAIGQKIGTGPVRLVSDISQMDQVQAGDVLVTDMTDPNWEPVMKKAAAIVTNRGGRTCHAAIIARELGIPAVVGCGDATELLKNGTLVTVSCAEGDTGKIYDGLIETEVTEVTRGAMPEIKTKIMMNVGNPQLAFDFAQLPNEGVGLARLEFIINNNIGVHPKAILDYPAVDSDLKKAVESVARGHASPRAFYVDKVAEGVATIAAAFYPKPVIVRMSDFKSNEYRKLIGGSRYEPEEENPMLGFRGAARYISADFGEAFRMECEALRRVREDMGLTNVKVMIPFVRTLGQAKRVTELLAENGLKRGENGLQLIMMCEVPSNAILADEFLEYFDGFSIGSNDLTQLTLGLDRDSGLELLAADFDERDPAVKKMLERAIQACLAQNKYVGICGQGPSDHPDFAKWLADQGIASISLNPDSVVATWQRLAS is encoded by the coding sequence ATGTCTGAACGTTTTGAGGCGACCGCGCTGGTCGTTCCGTTCGAAAACCTGCGCATGAGCGACGTTGAAGTCGTCGGCGGCAAGAACGCCTCGCTGGGCGAGATGATTTCCCAGCTGCCCCAGGGCGTGCGCGTGCCTACCGGCTTCGCCACCACGGCCCACGCCTTCCGCAACTTCCTGGCCTATGAAGGCCTGGCCGACAAGATTTCCGCCAAGCTGGCCGCTCTGGATGTGGACGATGTCCGCGCCCTGGCCGCCGTGGGCGCCGAAATCCGCGCCCTGGTCGAGAACCAACCCTTCCCGGCCGATCTGGAAGCCGCCATCCGCGCCGCTTTCATCACGCTGCAAGGCGGCAACGAAGCCGCTTCGTTCGCTGTGCGTTCCTCTGCCACGGCAGAAGACCTGCCCGATGCATCGTTTGCCGGTCAGCAAGAAACCTTCCTGAACGTGATGGGCATCGAAGACGTGCTGCACAAGATGAAGGAAGTGTTCGCGTCGCTGTACAACGACCGCGCCATCTCCTACCGCGTGCACAAGGGCTTTGCCCACGACGTGGTGGCACTTTCCGCCGGCGTGCAACGCATGGTGCGCTCCGACCTGGGCGCTGCCGGTGTGATGTTCACCATCGACACCGAATCCGGCTTTGAAGAAGTGGTGTTCATCACTTCCAGCTATGGCCTGGGCGAAACCGTGGTGCAAGGCGCCGTGAACCCCGACGAGTTCTACGTGCACAAGCCCATGCTCCAGGCCGGCAAGAACGCGCTGATCCGCCGCAATCTGGGCTCCAAGCTGATCCAGATGGTGTTCTCTTCCGCTGAAGAGAAGGCCGCGTCCGGCAAGCTGGTCAAGACCACCGATGTGGCCACCGAGCTGCGCAACCGCTACTCGCTGACCGACGCCGACGTGCAGGAACTGGCCAAGTACGCGCTGGTGATCGAGCAGCACTACGGCCGTCCCATGGACATCGAGTGGGGCAAGGACGGTACCGACGGCAAGCTGTACATCCTGCAGGCCCGTCCCGAGACCGTGAAGAGCCAGGCCAAGGGCCAGGCCGAGCTGCGCTACAAGCTCAAGGGTACCGGTACGGTGCTGGCCGAAGGCCGCGCCATCGGTCAGAAGATCGGTACCGGCCCGGTGCGTCTGGTGTCCGACATCTCGCAGATGGATCAGGTGCAGGCCGGTGACGTGCTGGTGACCGACATGACCGACCCCAACTGGGAGCCGGTGATGAAGAAGGCCGCCGCCATCGTCACCAACCGCGGTGGCCGTACCTGCCACGCCGCCATCATTGCGCGTGAACTGGGTATCCCTGCCGTGGTGGGCTGCGGTGACGCCACCGAGCTGCTGAAGAACGGCACCCTGGTGACCGTGTCCTGCGCCGAAGGCGATACCGGCAAGATCTATGACGGCCTGATCGAGACGGAAGTGACCGAAGTCACCCGTGGCGCCATGCCCGAGATCAAGACCAAGATCATGATGAACGTGGGCAACCCCCAGCTGGCCTTCGACTTTGCCCAGCTGCCCAACGAAGGCGTGGGTCTGGCCCGCCTGGAATTCATCATCAACAACAACATCGGTGTGCACCCCAAGGCCATCCTGGACTACCCCGCGGTGGACTCCGACCTGAAGAAGGCCGTGGAATCCGTGGCCCGTGGCCATGCATCGCCCCGTGCCTTCTATGTGGACAAGGTGGCCGAAGGCGTGGCCACGATCGCTGCGGCTTTCTACCCCAAGCCCGTGATCGTGCGCATGTCGGACTTCAAGTCCAACGAGTACCGCAAGCTGATCGGTGGCAGCCGCTACGAACCCGAGGAAGAAAACCCGATGTTGGGCTTCCGCGGTGCTGCGCGCTACATCTCGGCCGATTTCGGCGAAGCCTTCCGCATGGAATGCGAAGCCCTGCGCCGTGTGCGTGAAGACATGGGCCTGACCAATGTCAAGGTCATGATCCCCTTCGTGCGCACGCTGGGCCAGGCCAAGCGCGTGACCGAGCTGCTGGCGGAAAACGGCCTGAAGCGCGGCGAGAACGGCCTGCAGCTGATCATGATGTGTGAAGTGCCCTCGAACGCCATCCTGGCCGACGAGTTCCTGGAATACTTCGACGGCTTCTCGATCGGCTCCAACGACCTGACCCAGCTGACCCTGGGTCTGGACCGCGATTCCGGTCTGGAACTGCTGGCTGCCGACTTCGACGAGCGCGACCCCGCCGTCAAGAAGATGCTGGAGCGCGCCATCCAGGCCTGCCTGGCACAGAACAAGTACGTGGGCATCTGCGGCCAGGGCCCTTCGGACCACCCCGACTTCGCCAAGTGGCTGGCGGACCAGGGCATTGCCTCCATCTCGCTGAACCCTGACAGCGTGGTGGCAACTTGGCAACGTCTGGCAAGCTGA
- a CDS encoding CaiB/BaiF CoA transferase family protein produces MASSSDIPLDTAAAAADRPLPLQGLRVVEFSHMVMGPSCGMVLADLGAEVIKVEPVEGDRTRHLLGAGAGFFPMFNRNKKSIAIDLRSAEGLQAAIRLAASADVVLQNFKPGVMKKYGLDYATLSQLNPGLIYVNHTGFLPGPYEHRTALDEVVQMMGGLAYMTGRPGDPLRAGTSVNDIMGGMFGAIGAMAALMQRAQTGKGQEIDSALFENNVFLVGQHMMQYAVTGQAAAPMPDRISSWAMYDVFTAQDGEQIFLAAVSDAQWRTFCDAMGYDDLKNDPQLQTNNDRVRARSTMMPVLRERLAQHTAAALAAIFEQHQLPFAPISRPEQLFDDPHLNATGCLADVVLTDGERAGQTVRTTLLPLRMDGQRLPVRCSPPAVGEHTAVLLQGLGYGADDIAQLQSTGAVA; encoded by the coding sequence ATGGCTTCTTCTTCCGATATTCCCCTGGACACCGCTGCGGCGGCTGCCGACCGGCCTCTGCCTCTGCAAGGCCTGCGCGTGGTGGAGTTTTCCCACATGGTGATGGGGCCGTCGTGCGGCATGGTGCTGGCCGACCTGGGGGCGGAGGTGATCAAGGTGGAGCCGGTGGAAGGCGACCGCACGCGCCATCTGCTGGGGGCAGGCGCGGGCTTTTTCCCCATGTTCAACCGCAACAAGAAGAGCATCGCCATTGACCTGCGCAGCGCCGAAGGCCTGCAGGCCGCCATCCGGCTGGCGGCATCGGCCGATGTGGTGCTGCAGAACTTCAAGCCCGGGGTGATGAAGAAATACGGGCTGGACTACGCCACGCTGAGCCAGCTGAATCCGGGACTGATCTATGTGAACCACACCGGCTTTCTGCCGGGGCCCTACGAGCACCGTACGGCGCTGGACGAGGTGGTGCAGATGATGGGCGGTCTGGCCTATATGACAGGCCGCCCGGGCGACCCGCTGCGTGCCGGCACCAGCGTGAACGACATCATGGGCGGCATGTTTGGCGCCATTGGTGCCATGGCAGCGCTGATGCAGCGCGCCCAGACGGGCAAGGGCCAGGAGATCGACTCCGCCCTGTTCGAGAACAATGTCTTCCTGGTCGGTCAGCACATGATGCAGTACGCCGTGACGGGACAGGCGGCGGCTCCCATGCCGGACCGCATTTCGTCCTGGGCCATGTACGACGTGTTCACCGCCCAGGATGGGGAGCAGATCTTTCTGGCCGCCGTCAGCGATGCCCAGTGGCGCACCTTCTGCGATGCCATGGGTTATGACGATCTGAAGAACGATCCGCAGCTGCAGACCAACAATGACCGTGTGCGTGCCCGCTCCACGATGATGCCGGTGCTGCGCGAGCGGCTGGCCCAGCATACGGCGGCCGCGCTGGCGGCCATCTTCGAGCAGCATCAGCTGCCGTTCGCGCCGATCTCCCGGCCGGAACAGCTGTTCGATGACCCCCACCTGAATGCCACGGGCTGCCTGGCGGATGTGGTGCTGACCGATGGCGAGCGCGCCGGACAGACGGTGCGCACCACGCTGCTGCCGCTGCGCATGGACGGCCAGCGCCTGCCGGTGCGCTGCAGCCCGCCCGCCGTGGGCGAGCACACGGCGGTGCTGCTGCAGGGCCTGGGGTACGGGGCGGACGATATTGCGCAGCTGCAATCCACCGGCGCCGTGGCCTGA
- a CDS encoding DUF4212 domain-containing protein encodes MNRDDLPHEAPVAGGGTFAPDLHDIHHLWLKALLLAVWVVVSFGACFYARELQAWAEGWPLGYWMAAQGAVLMFIVLVLVYCVAMDQFERNDAARRRAQAARHGRPQ; translated from the coding sequence GTGAATCGGGACGATCTTCCGCATGAAGCACCGGTCGCCGGCGGGGGCACTTTTGCCCCCGACCTGCACGATATCCACCACCTGTGGCTCAAGGCATTGTTGCTGGCGGTCTGGGTGGTGGTGTCGTTTGGGGCCTGCTTCTACGCGCGCGAGTTGCAGGCCTGGGCCGAAGGCTGGCCGCTGGGGTATTGGATGGCCGCCCAAGGGGCAGTCCTGATGTTCATTGTCCTGGTGCTCGTTTACTGTGTCGCCATGGATCAGTTTGAACGCAATGACGCTGCGCGCCGCCGCGCCCAGGCGGCACGCCATGGCCGGCCCCAGTAA